A genomic region of Verrucomicrobiia bacterium contains the following coding sequences:
- the grpE gene encoding nucleotide exchange factor GrpE produces the protein MKKAESESENTVAPETAAPSETVASEQPDMLSPEQVNELKANAAKAAEHWDRLVRTMADFDNYKKRAVREKQEAIRFANEGLMEKLVPVLDNFEIALAAAQTAGTEASQSMATGVNMILQQLKNVLVETGLEEINATGQPFDPNIHEAVSQQESSEAAEGTVLQQLRTGYRLRERLIRPATVIVAKAPTAP, from the coding sequence ATGAAAAAAGCCGAGTCTGAATCTGAAAACACGGTCGCGCCGGAAACCGCCGCGCCATCTGAGACTGTTGCCTCCGAGCAACCCGATATGCTCTCTCCCGAACAGGTGAACGAATTGAAGGCAAACGCCGCGAAAGCCGCGGAGCATTGGGATCGCCTCGTGCGCACCATGGCTGACTTCGACAACTACAAGAAGCGCGCCGTTCGCGAAAAGCAGGAAGCCATCCGGTTTGCGAACGAAGGGCTTATGGAAAAACTGGTGCCAGTGCTCGATAACTTTGAAATCGCCCTGGCCGCCGCCCAAACCGCCGGCACGGAGGCATCGCAATCCATGGCGACAGGCGTGAACATGATCCTGCAGCAGCTCAAGAACGTGCTCGTGGAAACAGGCCTCGAGGAGATCAATGCCACGGGCCAGCCGTTCGATCCCAATATTCACGAAGCGGTTTCCCAGCAGGAATCTTCCGAAGCGGCCGAGGGCACCGTGCTCCAGCAATTGCGCACGGGTTATCGGCTGCGGGAACGCCTGATTCGTCCGGCCACCGTCATCGTTGCCAAGGCACCGACGGCTCCCTGA
- a CDS encoding GlsB/YeaQ/YmgE family stress response membrane protein, translating into MEILWTILIGFVVGALAKFVMPGRDPGGFIITTLLGIAGAFVARYVGLGMGWYRETDAAGFLASVVGAIILLALYRLLFRRTHRHA; encoded by the coding sequence ATGGAAATACTTTGGACTATTCTAATCGGGTTCGTAGTGGGTGCGCTTGCCAAGTTCGTCATGCCAGGACGGGATCCAGGCGGGTTTATCATCACGACCTTGCTGGGAATCGCGGGAGCTTTTGTCGCGCGGTACGTTGGCTTGGGAATGGGATGGTATCGTGAAACCGACGCGGCCGGGTTCCTGGCCTCAGTAGTGGGTGCCATTATCTTGCTGGCGCTTTACAGACTCTTGTTCCGAAGAACGCATCGTCATGCATGA